CTGTGATGTAGTGGGTAGAGCTTAATCTGAGTCTTTTATATAAACATGTAAAAAGGGCTAGTCTTTGGGTAAGGTAAGAGAGAGTCAATAAAGAACACGTTTTCATCTTTATCTTGTCTTTGTTTCTTGCCTTTTacaacataaatttaaatttttaaatctttaataaaaaatcataatttggaGCTATGtaacataaatttaaatttttgtgggTACCGAAGCTAATGTTTCATTGCTTGGCAGTGCTAAGCAGTTAGGTTATCTAGAAAACTATACCCACCTTAGTGCGAAAGTCAACTTGTTTGAAGGCAGCCTTATACGAAGTCTCCAAGAGATTCTCGAAAGACTGTTCCACACAGCAGAGAGACTTCTCTATCCAGAAGCCATTCGCTGTCGAGATCATTGGCCCGCCACTTGCCGTGCTGTCGGCAAGGACGGTGGTTACTATCTGGGAGGACACGGCGTTAAGCTCATCGGTAGAAGAAGCCTTTAGTAAAGAGAGAATATGTTCTTCGGTGGCTCCGGGAGATTTATAAGCGGCGATGAGGCTAAGGATAACATTGATCAACGCCGGCGAAAAGACTAGGTTCGAGGTCTTCCCGGGGGTGATTTTGATCACGTGCTTATACACCCTCCACAGGATGCC
The window above is part of the Brassica napus cultivar Da-Ae chromosome C3, Da-Ae, whole genome shotgun sequence genome. Proteins encoded here:
- the LOC106380319 gene encoding serpin-ZX, with protein sequence MDLQESVRKQNGILWRVYKHVIKITPGKTSNLVFSPALINVILSLIAAYKSPGATEEHILSLLKASSTDELNAVSSQIVTTVLADSTASGGPMISTANGFWIEKSLCCVEQSFENLLETSYKAAFKQVDFRTKVGIVF